In a single window of the Anas acuta chromosome 24, bAnaAcu1.1, whole genome shotgun sequence genome:
- the C24H1orf116 gene encoding specifically androgen-regulated gene protein isoform X1 encodes MPGKELGLGMAGCNSDSCDSMVSTASNHSQRSDNSYDYLSVEEKECLMFLEETIGSLDAEADSGVSTDDTDYAEPPRPRPRRDAAARDLENGAPAPSASQQRAAEQRGGESSSGSAPAAGPSPGYYSLPRSITAASAQRANQAPDGKAAARVVEDPAPPGKASQETAEEDRLGQGNLRTQAKPLLIPPPAPFQDDVLSHEQQPQRSSLETKWENAEESWTRAVPPQPAPEHASVPDLTLPPHQEMGRESAALPRGPLEQPAPQEAPQDPEAKRGPPTAPKPRKLPPNIILKTSKNSPVLLATEPGQKVKIPPPAPAGSQPGSASDSAAEKANSGQLDPKEREKARREALEKLGLPQDRGEPRARLGPAPAPRGTTTESTAPGARAMHFKSNTLERSGVGLGSSMASAKEPGTKSSGSLGKMSFIERLAPSFLRSSRPRPVSLGAGKDFAALKEPPEPEKSSKRRSHPLQSFPRPPRSCVSVKISPKGATDEHRREALRKLGLLKE; translated from the exons AGCGATAACAGCTACGACTACCTGTCTGTGGAAGAGAAGGAGTGCTTGATGTTCCTGGAAGAAACCATCGGCTCGCTGGATGCCGAAGCAGACAGCGGGGTTTCCACCGATGACACCGACTACGCGGAGCCCCCCAGGCCACGGCCCAGGAGAGACGCCGCTGCCCGGG ATTTGGAGAACGGGGCTCCCGCTCCCAGCGCAAGTCAGCAGCgtgcagctgagcagaggggtGGCGAGAGCTCCTCCggctcagctccagcagcaggtccaAGCCCAGGCTACTACAGCCTCCCAAGGAGCATCACTGCAGCCAGTGCACAGAGAGCAAACCAGGCTCCTGATGGCAAAGCAGCTGCACGTGTCGTGGAGGACCCAGCGCCACCAGGTAAAGCTTCCCAGGAGACGGCTGAGGAGGACAGGCTTGGCCAAGGCAACCTGAGAACCCAGGCGAAACCCCTGCTTATCCCCCCTCCAGCTCCCTTCCAGGACGACGTGCTGAGCCATGAACAGCAGCCACAGAGGAGCAGCTTGGAAACCAAGTGGGAAAACGCGGAGGAAAGCTGGACACGGGCTGTgccaccccagccagccccagagcaCGCGTCTGTCCCCGACCTCACGTTGCCACCACACcaggagatggggagggagagcgCAGCGCTCCCTCGGGGCCCGCTGGAGCAGCCGGCACCCCAGGAGGCCCCTCAGGACCCTGAAGCCAAGCGCGGGCCTCCAACAGCCCCCAAGCCACGCAAACTGCCACCAAACATCATCCTGAAAACCAGCAAAAACAGCCCGGTGCTGCTCGCCACAGAGCCTGGCCAGAAGGTGAAAATCCCCCCTCCGGCACCTGCCGGCTCTCAGCCCGGCTCCGCCAGCGattctgctgcagaaaaggcAAATTCAGGGCAGCTCGACCCCAAGGAGCGGGAGAAAGCCAGGCGGGAGGCGCTGGagaagctggggctgccccaggacCGCGGCGAGCCCCGTGCCCGCCTCggccctgcccctgctccccgagGGACAACGACGgagagcacagccccaggcGCACGGGCGATGCACTTCAAGTCCAACACCCTGGAGCGCTCCggcgtggggctgggcagcagcatggccagcgCCAAGGAGCCGGGCACCAAGAGCAGCGGCTCCCTGGGCAAGATGTCCTTCATCGAGCGCCTCGCCCCCAGCTTCCTCCGCAGCAGCCGCCCCCGGCCGGTGTCCCTCGGCGCTGGGAAGGACTTCGCGGCTCTGAAGGAGCCCCCCGAGCCGGAGAAGAGCAGCAAGCGCAGATCGCACCCGCTGCAGAGCTTCCCCCGGCCACCCCGCTCCTGCGTCAGCGTCAAGATTTCCCCCAAGGGAGCCACCGACGAGCACCGGCGCGAGGCGCTGAGGAAGCTCGGCCTGCTGAAGGAGTAA
- the C24H1orf116 gene encoding specifically androgen-regulated gene protein isoform X2, which produces MPGKELGLGMAGCNSDSCDSMVSTASNHSQRSDNSYDYLSVEEKECLMFLEETIGSLDAEADSGVSTDDTDYAEPPRPRPRRDAAARDLENGAPAPSASQQRAAEQRGGESSSGSAPAAGPSPGYYSLPRSITAASAQRANQAPDGKAAARVVEDPAPPAPFQDDVLSHEQQPQRSSLETKWENAEESWTRAVPPQPAPEHASVPDLTLPPHQEMGRESAALPRGPLEQPAPQEAPQDPEAKRGPPTAPKPRKLPPNIILKTSKNSPVLLATEPGQKVKIPPPAPAGSQPGSASDSAAEKANSGQLDPKEREKARREALEKLGLPQDRGEPRARLGPAPAPRGTTTESTAPGARAMHFKSNTLERSGVGLGSSMASAKEPGTKSSGSLGKMSFIERLAPSFLRSSRPRPVSLGAGKDFAALKEPPEPEKSSKRRSHPLQSFPRPPRSCVSVKISPKGATDEHRREALRKLGLLKE; this is translated from the exons AGCGATAACAGCTACGACTACCTGTCTGTGGAAGAGAAGGAGTGCTTGATGTTCCTGGAAGAAACCATCGGCTCGCTGGATGCCGAAGCAGACAGCGGGGTTTCCACCGATGACACCGACTACGCGGAGCCCCCCAGGCCACGGCCCAGGAGAGACGCCGCTGCCCGGG ATTTGGAGAACGGGGCTCCCGCTCCCAGCGCAAGTCAGCAGCgtgcagctgagcagaggggtGGCGAGAGCTCCTCCggctcagctccagcagcaggtccaAGCCCAGGCTACTACAGCCTCCCAAGGAGCATCACTGCAGCCAGTGCACAGAGAGCAAACCAGGCTCCTGATGGCAAAGCAGCTGCACGTGTCGTGGAGGACCCAGCGCCACCAG CTCCCTTCCAGGACGACGTGCTGAGCCATGAACAGCAGCCACAGAGGAGCAGCTTGGAAACCAAGTGGGAAAACGCGGAGGAAAGCTGGACACGGGCTGTgccaccccagccagccccagagcaCGCGTCTGTCCCCGACCTCACGTTGCCACCACACcaggagatggggagggagagcgCAGCGCTCCCTCGGGGCCCGCTGGAGCAGCCGGCACCCCAGGAGGCCCCTCAGGACCCTGAAGCCAAGCGCGGGCCTCCAACAGCCCCCAAGCCACGCAAACTGCCACCAAACATCATCCTGAAAACCAGCAAAAACAGCCCGGTGCTGCTCGCCACAGAGCCTGGCCAGAAGGTGAAAATCCCCCCTCCGGCACCTGCCGGCTCTCAGCCCGGCTCCGCCAGCGattctgctgcagaaaaggcAAATTCAGGGCAGCTCGACCCCAAGGAGCGGGAGAAAGCCAGGCGGGAGGCGCTGGagaagctggggctgccccaggacCGCGGCGAGCCCCGTGCCCGCCTCggccctgcccctgctccccgagGGACAACGACGgagagcacagccccaggcGCACGGGCGATGCACTTCAAGTCCAACACCCTGGAGCGCTCCggcgtggggctgggcagcagcatggccagcgCCAAGGAGCCGGGCACCAAGAGCAGCGGCTCCCTGGGCAAGATGTCCTTCATCGAGCGCCTCGCCCCCAGCTTCCTCCGCAGCAGCCGCCCCCGGCCGGTGTCCCTCGGCGCTGGGAAGGACTTCGCGGCTCTGAAGGAGCCCCCCGAGCCGGAGAAGAGCAGCAAGCGCAGATCGCACCCGCTGCAGAGCTTCCCCCGGCCACCCCGCTCCTGCGTCAGCGTCAAGATTTCCCCCAAGGGAGCCACCGACGAGCACCGGCGCGAGGCGCTGAGGAAGCTCGGCCTGCTGAAGGAGTAA